A section of the Flavobacterium ardleyense genome encodes:
- a CDS encoding NADP-dependent malic enzyme translates to MEKSNKRIEALLYHAKPRPGKIQVLPTKRYATQRDLSLAYSPGVAEPCLEIARDVANVYKYTAKGNLVAVITNGTAVLGLGDIGPEASKPVMEGKALLFKIFSDIDVFDIEIDTKDVDKFIETVKNIAPTFGGINLEDIKAPESFEIERRLVEELNIPVMHDDQHGTAIISSAALINALELAGKKAEEVKVVVSGAGSAALACANLYLLLGVKAENVLMFDSKGLISKDRENIKVMQQKYANGTAGTTLLEALTGADVFLGLSTGDIMSAEMLLAMADNPIVFAMANPQPEIAYDLAISTRKDVIMATGRSDHPNQVNNVLGFPYIFRGALDVRATIINEEMKMAAVTSLAALAKESVPETVNIAYGETKLTFGREYIIPKPFDPRLITTVAPAVAKAAMDSGVALQPIFDWDKYNTELLERLGSDNKMVRLIANRAKTNPKRVVFAEADQLDVLKAAQISYEEKIAIPILLGNKKIILELMKEIGFSANVEIIDPKEDEEEVRRNNYASVFYKARQRKGIQLLDAQKWMRERNYFAAMMVVQGEADAMVSGYSRSYSSVVRPILQLIGKAPGVSLVATTNMMMTNRGPIFLSDTAINPNPSAEGIAKIALMTAKTVRMFGMEPVIAMVSYSNFGSSQGESGKKLREAVAYLHENYPDLAVDGELQSDFALNPEMLKKNFPFSKLAGKKVNTLIFPNLDAANITYKMLKELYGADSIGPIMLGMNKPVHIFQLGASVDEMVNMTAIAVINAQSVEHRTKK, encoded by the coding sequence ATGGAAAAATCAAATAAAAGAATAGAAGCTTTACTATACCACGCAAAACCCAGACCAGGAAAAATCCAAGTATTACCAACAAAAAGGTATGCCACGCAACGAGATTTGTCACTTGCATATTCTCCAGGTGTTGCAGAGCCATGTCTTGAAATAGCAAGAGATGTTGCAAATGTTTACAAATATACTGCCAAAGGAAATTTGGTTGCCGTTATTACAAACGGAACTGCAGTACTTGGTCTTGGAGACATTGGACCCGAGGCGTCGAAACCAGTGATGGAAGGAAAAGCACTTTTATTTAAAATCTTCTCAGACATAGATGTCTTTGATATTGAAATCGACACAAAAGATGTTGATAAATTTATAGAAACCGTAAAGAATATCGCCCCTACTTTTGGAGGTATTAATCTTGAAGATATAAAGGCGCCAGAATCATTTGAAATTGAACGACGATTGGTGGAGGAATTAAACATTCCTGTTATGCATGATGATCAGCATGGAACTGCAATCATTTCTTCTGCTGCCTTAATCAACGCCTTAGAATTGGCAGGAAAAAAGGCCGAAGAAGTTAAAGTTGTTGTTTCTGGAGCAGGTTCTGCAGCCTTGGCCTGCGCTAATTTGTACCTATTACTAGGTGTTAAAGCTGAAAATGTCTTGATGTTCGATTCGAAAGGATTAATTTCTAAAGATCGTGAAAATATCAAAGTAATGCAGCAGAAATATGCAAATGGTACTGCTGGCACTACGCTATTAGAAGCGCTTACGGGTGCAGACGTTTTTCTTGGACTATCAACAGGAGATATTATGTCTGCCGAAATGCTTCTTGCAATGGCCGACAACCCTATTGTTTTTGCCATGGCAAATCCACAACCCGAAATAGCTTATGACTTAGCAATTTCTACCCGTAAAGATGTTATTATGGCTACTGGCCGCTCTGACCACCCTAATCAAGTGAATAATGTTCTCGGTTTTCCTTATATCTTCCGAGGCGCCTTAGATGTGCGTGCTACTATAATCAATGAAGAAATGAAAATGGCCGCGGTAACTTCTTTAGCAGCTTTGGCCAAAGAATCAGTTCCCGAAACGGTGAATATTGCGTATGGTGAAACCAAATTAACTTTTGGTAGAGAGTATATTATTCCCAAACCATTTGACCCACGATTAATCACCACTGTTGCTCCTGCTGTTGCAAAAGCTGCCATGGATTCGGGAGTAGCACTACAACCAATTTTTGATTGGGACAAATACAATACTGAATTACTAGAAAGATTAGGATCTGATAATAAAATGGTTCGTCTAATTGCAAATAGAGCTAAGACAAATCCTAAAAGAGTAGTTTTTGCGGAAGCAGATCAACTTGATGTTCTAAAAGCAGCTCAGATTTCGTATGAAGAAAAAATTGCCATCCCAATTCTCTTAGGAAATAAAAAAATTATTTTAGAATTAATGAAGGAGATTGGCTTTAGTGCCAATGTTGAGATCATTGATCCTAAAGAAGATGAGGAAGAGGTCAGGAGAAATAACTACGCAAGTGTTTTCTATAAAGCACGACAACGTAAAGGAATTCAGCTATTAGATGCACAAAAATGGATGCGAGAGCGTAATTACTTTGCGGCAATGATGGTGGTGCAAGGAGAGGCAGATGCTATGGTTTCTGGATATTCACGCAGTTATTCATCTGTCGTTCGGCCAATTTTACAATTAATTGGTAAAGCGCCTGGGGTTTCTTTAGTGGCAACTACCAATATGATGATGACAAATCGAGGTCCGATATTTTTATCTGATACTGCAATTAATCCAAATCCGTCGGCAGAGGGAATCGCCAAAATCGCTCTAATGACCGCCAAGACCGTACGCATGTTCGGTATGGAGCCAGTAATTGCGATGGTTTCTTATTCAAATTTTGGGTCGTCTCAAGGAGAAAGTGGAAAAAAACTGAGAGAAGCAGTTGCCTATCTACATGAAAATTATCCAGATCTAGCGGTTGACGGCGAACTTCAATCAGACTTTGCTTTAAATCCTGAAATGCTCAAAAAGAATTTTCCTTTCTCTAAATTAGCCGGAAAAAAGGTAAATACGTTGATTTTCCCAAACCTTGATGCCGCAAATATTACTTATAAAATGCTCAAAGAATTATACGGTGCAGATTCAATTGGACCGATTATGTTAGGTATGAATAAACCTGTGCACATTTTTCAACTAGGAGCAAGTGTGGATGAGATGGTTAATATGACGGCGATTGCAGTGATCAATGCTCAATCTGTAGAACATCGTACCAAGAAATAA
- the ruvA gene encoding Holliday junction branch migration protein RuvA produces the protein MIAHIQGKLVEKLPTEVLIDCGGVGYQVNISLHTYSLIPDTENIKLFTYLQIKEDSHTLFGFVEKSEREIFKMLLSVSGIGASIARTMLSSLEPKQIIQALASGDVATIQSIKGIGSKTAQRAILDLKEKVLKIYNLDEVSIVQNNTNKDEALSALEVLGFNKKLAEKVVDKFVRESPEASVETIIKQALKNL, from the coding sequence ATGATTGCACATATTCAGGGCAAATTGGTAGAAAAGCTACCTACCGAAGTCTTAATAGACTGTGGTGGTGTAGGCTATCAAGTTAATATCTCTCTGCACACTTATTCGCTAATTCCGGATACCGAAAATATCAAACTTTTTACCTACTTACAAATTAAGGAAGATTCGCACACCTTGTTTGGATTCGTAGAAAAATCTGAGCGCGAAATTTTCAAAATGCTGCTATCCGTTTCTGGAATAGGCGCTAGCATTGCTAGAACGATGCTCTCTTCGTTAGAGCCTAAGCAAATAATACAAGCACTCGCTTCTGGAGATGTAGCAACAATACAATCTATCAAGGGAATAGGTAGTAAGACCGCACAAAGAGCTATTTTGGATTTAAAAGAAAAGGTATTAAAAATCTACAATCTTGACGAAGTTTCTATAGTGCAAAACAATACAAACAAAGATGAAGCGTTATCTGCTTTGGAGGTTCTAGGTTTTAACAAAAAATTGGCTGAAAAAGTAGTCGATAAATTTGTTAGAGAAAGTCCTGAGGCATCGGTTGAAACTATTATTAAACAAGCTTTAAAAAATTTATAA
- the sov gene encoding T9SS outer membrane translocon Sov/SprA, translating into MFLLLLIASAQTQAQVDEETQDTITGSVVGQIAIGNPSSILEAYTYDPVTDRYIYTNTVDGFNINYPIILTPKEYQELVQRESMRAYFKQKSDAIDGKKDGSDAAQRDLLPRYYVNSGLFESIFGGNTIDVKPTGSVEVDLGARYTKQDNPAFSPRNRTSTTFDFDQRISMSLMGKVGTRLNVNVNYDTESTFAFQNLIKLEYTPTEDDIIQKIEVGNVSLPLNSSLIRGAQSLFGVKAQFQFGKTTITGIFSEQKSQTKSVTAEGGGTVEPFELFGLDYDADRHFFLSQYFRSKYDKSLNNYPFIDSRVQITRIEVWITNKQNRVNQNNNNLRNIIALQDLGESQLTNYLDPVVVGTPPAGFFNNPADSPTDNKNNDYDPGLIGAGGALNGNIREIVTANSGFVGITPSEGRDYSKLENARKLTSTEFTYNTQLGYISLQQRLANDEVLAVAYQYTIGDKVYQVGEFGTDGIDATQTGAIDPDTNQPTTVSTQALLLKMLKSNLTNIADPVFNLMMKNIYQIPGAYQLEQEDFRFNILYTDPSPLNYITPVAGTQFPTTSDPEQQLAETPLLQVFNVDRLNYNNDPQVGGDGFFDFLPGITVDRQNGRIIFTSVEPFGKLLFDKLKLGTENYNDPLTYNANQNKYVFRKMYNSTQAGALQESDKNKFQLKGRFKSSGGDGIPIGAFNVPRGSVVVSAGGRILLEGVDYSVNYQLGRVQILDPSLQASNTPIEVSVENNSVFGQQTRRFMGVNVEHKFSDKFLVGATFLKMSEKPFTQKSNYGQESVNNSIFGANANFATEVPFLTRLVNKLPNIDTDVPSNISLRGEIAFLQPDSPKADNFQGEATIYIDDFEGSQTAIDMRSPSAWSLASVPVRNSNSTYGDFGAEANDLSYGFKRSKLAWYSIDPTFYAEKPSGISPQDIALNSTRRIFSAELYPQTDIAVGQTQVVNTFDLSYYPTERGPYNYNPLAAATNGFSAAQATENFGGVMRAINSTNFEQANVEYIQFWVLDPYYDPGNPQAQASVGNSGKLYFNLGSISEDILKDGRKQYENGLGADQILVNPAPIWGNVPASQSLIYAFDTDPANRARQDVGLDGLNDDEEATRFPAFAGLADPSQDNYEYYLTAEGNVLERYKNYNGTQGNSPVELSGNNRGSTTLPDVEDINRDNTMNTINAYYEYEIEIRPNIQIGDPFVTDIKDTPAANLPTGATPTSARWIQYKIPVSQPNNVIGGISDFRTIGYMRMFMTGFNDDITLRFGALDLVRGEWRRYENSLDITDSNPDDDGTNFDVQAVNIQENSDRLPIKYVSPPGVVREELYSNNSVIQQNEQSLSLKVGGTGLEPLDGRAVFKNVSVDFRQFKNLKMFLHAEALVGDAMPLQDNELIGFIRFGNDFTQNFYEVEIPLKVTNPGALNADEIWPDANEIDLSLELLTRLKILSMGASAPIEDANGIRFINEGDLDPSKAGRSNELRLGIRGNPNFGLVRTLMVGVKNNTQNTKIPAGYVLSSKDVKGEVWFNELRLSDMDNQGGMAAVLNLDSNIADFATVAATGRMSTIGFGSLEQGSNERSREDIVQYNLVTNVNLGKLLPNKWGINVPFNYAVGEEIITPEYDPYNQDIKLDLLLDNTENAAERQNIKDRAIDYTKRKSINFIGVRKDRAPEQKQHFYDLENLTLSYSFNEVERHDFEIEDYLDQQLNTGVDYAYAFQPKLVEPFKKTKFMKKSSYWKMLSDFNFNYLPSNISFNTKILRQYNRQQFRQIDIEGIGIDPLYRRNFLFNYNYGFNYNLTKALKVNYTAATSNIVRNYLDDNNVPNDDITIWDDYFEIGEANQHNQQIIVNYALPLNKLPFLSFLKSDYSYTGDFNWQRASLALESIESNGINYDLGNTVQNAGSHRLNTALNMDLFYKYIGLTKKPKKTATKPAALPKPGEKIVNTAQAATEERNVFMTGLIGVLTSVKNVQVNYTENRGTVLPGYLPGIGFMGTSRPTLGFVLGSQSDVRYEAAKNGWLTNYPEFNQNFTQVTTKVINATANVDLFPDFKIDLTADRSYSENFSEQYNIFDGDYNPQSPYSFGNFSISTILIKTAFSTSDVNGSAAFDDFRANRFIVANRLAENFYGTTEYPLNADGYPAGFGKNSQAVLLPSFLAAYSGADAGGISLGAFRNMPIPNWTVKYSGLMRYKFFKDTFKRFSLQHTYRASYTVNSFRSNFEFDQNPAGVDAGGNFNNKLIISNINLVEQFNPLIRVDFEMKNSFKILAEMKKDRALSMSFDNNLLTEVKGLEYVVGVGYRFKDVIFSTKLADNPTGVVKSDINVKVDLSYRNNETIVRYLDYNNNQLAGGQDLWSATLRADYMFSKNLTAIFYYDHSFSKAVISTSFPMTNIRAGFTLRYNFGN; encoded by the coding sequence ATGTTTTTGCTTTTACTTATCGCATCAGCACAAACTCAAGCCCAAGTTGATGAGGAGACACAAGATACTATTACAGGAAGTGTAGTAGGGCAGATTGCTATCGGAAATCCGTCTAGCATTTTGGAAGCCTATACCTATGATCCCGTAACTGATCGTTACATCTATACCAATACAGTGGACGGCTTTAATATAAATTATCCAATAATTTTAACGCCAAAAGAATATCAAGAGCTAGTTCAGAGGGAAAGTATGCGCGCATATTTTAAACAAAAATCTGATGCTATTGATGGAAAGAAGGATGGGAGTGATGCTGCTCAACGGGATTTACTACCGCGTTACTATGTAAATTCGGGTCTTTTCGAGTCTATCTTTGGAGGAAACACAATCGATGTAAAACCGACCGGATCTGTAGAAGTAGATCTTGGTGCTCGTTATACAAAACAGGATAATCCAGCTTTTTCACCTCGAAATAGAACTTCTACAACTTTTGACTTCGATCAGCGTATCAGCATGAGTTTGATGGGAAAAGTCGGTACAAGACTTAACGTTAATGTCAATTATGATACTGAATCAACTTTTGCCTTCCAGAATCTTATCAAATTAGAATACACTCCTACCGAAGACGATATTATCCAAAAAATTGAAGTTGGTAACGTAAGTCTCCCATTAAATAGTTCACTTATTAGAGGTGCACAGAGTCTCTTTGGGGTAAAAGCACAATTTCAGTTTGGTAAAACGACCATTACGGGGATTTTCTCTGAGCAGAAATCTCAAACAAAAAGTGTCACTGCCGAGGGCGGTGGTACGGTCGAACCTTTTGAACTTTTTGGCCTTGATTATGATGCCGATAGACACTTCTTCCTTTCTCAATATTTCCGTAGCAAATACGACAAATCACTCAATAACTATCCATTTATTGATAGTCGAGTACAAATTACGAGGATTGAAGTTTGGATAACCAATAAGCAAAATAGAGTAAATCAGAACAATAATAACCTTCGTAACATTATTGCTCTTCAAGATCTAGGGGAATCACAACTTACTAATTATTTAGATCCTGTCGTGGTTGGTACACCGCCCGCCGGTTTCTTTAATAATCCAGCCGACTCTCCAACAGATAATAAAAATAATGATTATGATCCAGGGCTAATCGGTGCTGGAGGTGCACTTAACGGAAATATTAGAGAAATCGTAACAGCAAATTCAGGGTTTGTTGGTATTACTCCTTCGGAAGGTCGTGATTATTCTAAACTAGAAAATGCAAGAAAGTTAACTTCGACAGAGTTTACTTATAATACACAACTTGGATATATTTCACTTCAACAAAGACTTGCTAATGACGAAGTATTGGCGGTAGCCTATCAATATACTATCGGAGATAAAGTATATCAAGTAGGTGAATTTGGAACTGACGGTATTGATGCAACTCAAACCGGAGCAATTGATCCTGATACAAATCAACCGACAACAGTTTCTACGCAAGCACTTCTGCTAAAAATGCTGAAAAGTAATTTAACCAATATTGCAGATCCTGTGTTTAATTTGATGATGAAGAATATTTATCAAATACCTGGTGCTTATCAATTAGAGCAAGAAGATTTCAGATTTAATATTCTATATACAGATCCATCACCGCTTAACTATATTACTCCAGTTGCAGGAACACAATTTCCAACTACATCAGATCCTGAACAACAGTTAGCTGAAACACCTCTTTTGCAAGTCTTTAATGTAGATAGACTGAATTATAATAATGATCCTCAAGTTGGTGGAGACGGATTTTTTGATTTCTTGCCAGGAATTACAGTTGATCGACAGAATGGTCGAATTATTTTTACCTCTGTGGAACCTTTCGGTAAATTATTGTTTGATAAGCTTAAACTCGGTACAGAAAACTACAATGATCCATTAACTTATAATGCCAATCAGAATAAATACGTTTTTAGAAAAATGTATAATAGCACTCAAGCAGGTGCATTGCAGGAATCAGACAAAAATAAATTTCAACTAAAAGGTAGATTTAAATCATCGGGAGGTGATGGAATTCCTATTGGAGCTTTCAATGTGCCTAGAGGTTCGGTGGTAGTAAGTGCTGGCGGTAGAATACTTCTTGAAGGTGTAGATTATAGTGTGAACTATCAACTAGGACGAGTTCAGATTTTAGATCCTTCTCTTCAAGCATCAAATACACCTATTGAAGTTTCGGTAGAGAATAATTCGGTATTTGGTCAGCAGACGCGTCGTTTTATGGGTGTAAATGTGGAGCATAAATTCTCGGACAAATTCCTTGTTGGTGCTACATTTCTCAAGATGAGTGAAAAACCATTTACTCAAAAATCAAACTACGGGCAAGAGTCTGTCAATAATTCAATCTTCGGCGCAAATGCAAATTTTGCGACTGAAGTTCCTTTTCTAACGAGATTGGTAAATAAATTACCAAACATTGATACAGATGTACCATCAAATATCTCTTTGCGTGGAGAGATTGCGTTTTTACAACCAGATTCGCCAAAAGCTGACAACTTCCAAGGTGAAGCTACTATTTATATAGATGATTTTGAAGGTTCGCAGACTGCTATTGATATGCGTTCTCCTTCAGCTTGGAGCCTTGCTAGTGTTCCAGTTCGAAATTCAAATAGTACCTACGGTGACTTTGGTGCCGAAGCAAACGACCTTTCTTATGGTTTTAAAAGAAGTAAACTTGCTTGGTACAGTATCGATCCAACATTCTATGCTGAGAAACCGAGCGGAATTTCGCCTCAGGACATTGCTTTAAATTCGACTAGAAGAATTTTTAGCGCAGAACTTTATCCTCAAACGGATATCGCGGTTGGGCAAACTCAAGTAGTTAACACTTTTGACTTATCGTATTATCCAACTGAGCGTGGTCCTTATAACTACAACCCTTTGGCAGCAGCCACAAATGGATTCTCCGCAGCACAAGCTACAGAAAATTTTGGAGGGGTGATGAGAGCAATCAATTCAACAAATTTTGAACAAGCAAATGTTGAGTACATTCAGTTTTGGGTACTTGATCCTTATTATGATCCGGGAAATCCACAAGCGCAAGCATCAGTAGGAAATAGCGGAAAATTGTATTTTAACCTTGGTTCTATTTCTGAAGATATTCTTAAAGATGGTCGTAAGCAATATGAGAATGGTTTAGGTGCCGATCAGATTCTGGTAAATCCAGCTCCAATTTGGGGTAATGTTCCAGCCTCACAATCTCTTATTTATGCTTTTGATACAGATCCCGCAAACAGAGCACGTCAGGATGTGGGACTTGATGGTCTTAATGACGACGAAGAAGCGACTCGTTTTCCAGCATTTGCAGGATTAGCAGATCCATCACAAGACAATTACGAATATTATCTAACTGCTGAAGGAAACGTTCTAGAACGCTACAAAAATTATAATGGAACTCAAGGAAACTCACCAGTAGAATTGAGTGGAAATAATAGAGGGTCTACCACACTACCAGATGTAGAAGATATCAATCGGGATAACACAATGAATACAATTAATGCTTATTATGAGTATGAAATAGAGATTCGTCCAAATATCCAAATTGGTGATCCTTTCGTTACAGATATTAAAGATACGCCAGCGGCAAATTTGCCAACCGGCGCAACTCCAACATCAGCAAGATGGATTCAATATAAAATTCCAGTTTCTCAGCCAAACAACGTGATTGGCGGAATCTCAGATTTCAGAACGATTGGTTATATGCGTATGTTTATGACAGGATTTAATGATGATATTACATTGCGTTTTGGTGCACTTGACCTAGTACGTGGTGAGTGGAGACGTTATGAAAATTCTCTTGATATTACCGATTCTAATCCTGATGATGATGGAACAAATTTTGACGTTCAAGCTGTAAATATCCAAGAAAACAGCGATAGACTTCCTATTAAATATGTATCTCCTCCAGGAGTTGTTCGCGAGGAATTATATAGCAACAATTCGGTAATCCAACAAAATGAGCAATCACTTTCTTTAAAAGTTGGTGGTACTGGGTTGGAGCCACTTGATGGTCGTGCTGTATTTAAAAATGTATCGGTTGATTTTAGACAATTTAAAAATCTTAAGATGTTTCTTCACGCCGAAGCGCTTGTTGGAGATGCAATGCCATTACAAGACAATGAACTAATCGGTTTCATTAGATTTGGAAATGACTTTACGCAAAACTTTTATGAAGTAGAAATTCCTTTAAAGGTTACTAATCCTGGAGCGTTAAATGCCGATGAAATTTGGCCGGATGCGAATGAGATTGATCTTTCTTTAGAATTATTAACGAGATTAAAAATCCTATCAATGGGTGCATCAGCTCCTATCGAAGATGCAAATGGAATTCGTTTTATTAACGAGGGAGATCTCGATCCTAGCAAAGCTGGAAGATCTAATGAATTACGACTAGGTATTCGTGGTAATCCAAACTTCGGGTTGGTTCGTACTTTAATGGTCGGAGTGAAAAATAATACGCAAAACACTAAAATTCCAGCTGGCTACGTACTTTCATCAAAAGATGTTAAAGGAGAAGTTTGGTTTAATGAATTGCGACTTTCAGATATGGACAATCAAGGTGGTATGGCCGCAGTTTTGAATCTTGATTCTAATATTGCCGATTTTGCAACGGTTGCGGCAACTGGTAGAATGAGTACAATTGGTTTCGGTTCGCTAGAACAAGGATCAAATGAAAGATCACGTGAAGATATAGTGCAGTACAATCTTGTGACCAACGTAAATCTTGGTAAATTACTTCCTAATAAATGGGGAATTAATGTTCCATTTAATTATGCGGTGGGCGAGGAAATTATCACTCCAGAATATGATCCTTACAACCAAGATATCAAACTTGATTTGCTTCTTGATAACACTGAAAATGCTGCAGAGCGTCAAAATATAAAAGATCGTGCGATTGATTATACAAAACGTAAAAGTATCAACTTCATCGGTGTTCGTAAAGATCGCGCTCCAGAGCAAAAGCAACATTTCTACGATCTTGAAAACTTAACACTTTCATACTCGTTTAATGAAGTAGAAAGACATGACTTTGAAATTGAAGATTACCTAGATCAGCAACTTAATACTGGTGTTGATTATGCGTATGCTTTTCAACCAAAATTGGTAGAACCTTTCAAAAAGACAAAATTCATGAAGAAAAGTTCTTATTGGAAAATGTTAAGCGACTTTAATTTCAATTACTTACCTTCAAATATTTCGTTTAACACAAAAATTTTGCGTCAGTATAACCGTCAGCAGTTCAGGCAAATCGATATCGAAGGTATTGGAATTGATCCCCTGTACAGACGTAATTTCTTGTTCAATTACAATTATGGCTTCAATTATAACCTAACCAAAGCTTTAAAAGTAAATTATACAGCTGCGACTAGTAATATAGTTAGAAATTATCTGGATGATAATAATGTACCAAATGACGATATCACGATTTGGGATGATTACTTCGAAATTGGAGAAGCAAACCAACACAATCAGCAGATTATCGTAAACTATGCTTTGCCTCTTAACAAATTGCCGTTTTTAAGCTTTTTAAAATCTGATTATTCTTATACAGGAGATTTTAATTGGCAACGTGCTTCATTGGCATTAGAATCTATTGAATCCAATGGTATCAATTATGACCTTGGAAACACTGTTCAAAATGCAGGATCACATCGATTGAACACTGCTCTTAATATGGACTTGTTTTATAAATATATTGGTCTAACCAAAAAACCTAAGAAAACAGCGACCAAGCCCGCGGCACTTCCTAAGCCCGGAGAAAAAATTGTAAATACCGCACAAGCGGCAACAGAGGAGCGCAACGTTTTTATGACAGGATTAATCGGGGTTCTAACTTCTGTAAAAAACGTTCAAGTTAATTATACAGAAAACAGAGGAACGGTGCTTCCAGGATATCTTCCAGGAATTGGATTTATGGGTACTTCTAGACCCACTTTAGGATTCGTTCTTGGGTCACAATCTGACGTTCGTTACGAAGCAGCAAAAAATGGCTGGTTGACAAACTATCCTGAGTTTAATCAAAACTTTACGCAGGTTACAACCAAAGTTATAAACGCAACTGCAAATGTTGATTTGTTTCCAGATTTCAAAATAGATCTTACCGCCGATCGTTCGTACTCAGAAAATTTCTCTGAGCAGTACAATATTTTCGATGGTGATTATAATCCGCAGTCTCCATATTCATTTGGTAATTTTAGCATCTCGACTATTTTGATTAAAACGGCATTTAGTACAAGCGATGTTAACGGTTCAGCAGCATTTGATGACTTTAGAGCAAATCGTTTTATCGTTGCCAACCGTCTAGCTGAGAATTTTTATGGTACTACAGAGTATCCACTTAATGCTGATGGATATCCTGCAGGTTTTGGTAAAAACTCTCAGGCGGTTTTGCTTCCTTCATTTTTGGCAGCCTATTCGGGTGCCGATGCTGGTGGAATTTCATTAGGTGCTTTCCGCAATATGCCAATTCCAAACTGGACTGTAAAATACAGCGGATTGATGCGCTACAAATTCTTCAAAGATACATTCAAGCGTTTCTCTTTGCAGCATACGTACCGAGCTTCGTACACCGTAAACTCATTTAGATCTAATTTCGAATTTGATCAAAATCCGGCAGGAGTAGATGCTGGTGGTAACTTTAATAACAAACTTATTATATCCAATATTAATCTTGTTGAACAGTTTAACCCGCTGATAAGAGTAGATTTTGAAATGAAAAATTCATTTAAGATCCTTGCCGAAATGAAAAAAGATCGCGCATTGTCAATGAGTTTTGACAATAATCTGCTTACAGAAGTAAAGGGATTAGAGTATGTTGTGGGAGTTGGATATAGATTTAAAGATGTGATTTTCTCAACAAAGCTGGCAGACAATCCAACGGGAGTTGTGAAAAGTGACATCAATGTAAAAGTTGATTTATCTTACAGAAACAACGAGACTATTGTTCGTTATTTAGATTACAACAACAATCAATTAGCCGGTGGACAGGATTTGTGGTCAGCAACATTGCGTGCCGATTATATGTTTAGCAAAAATCTCACAGCCATTTTCTATTATGATCATTCGTTTTCAAAAGCCGTAATTTCAACCTCATTTCCTATGACAAATATTCGTGCAGGATTTACATTGAGATATAATTTTGGAAATTAA
- the gcvH gene encoding glycine cleavage system protein GcvH, with the protein MNLPEQLKYTKDHEWISLDGDVATVGITDFAQKELGDIVYVEVETLDQDMEADEVFGTVEAVKTVSDLFLPLAGTIVEFNEELETTPEVVNADPYGKGWMIKVKVTDVADFNKLMSAEDYKKLIGA; encoded by the coding sequence ATGAACTTACCAGAACAATTAAAGTATACAAAAGACCACGAGTGGATTAGCTTAGATGGTGATGTTGCTACAGTAGGAATTACTGATTTTGCTCAAAAAGAATTGGGAGATATCGTGTATGTAGAGGTAGAAACTCTTGATCAGGACATGGAAGCTGACGAAGTTTTCGGAACTGTTGAAGCTGTAAAAACTGTTTCTGATTTATTCTTGCCATTGGCTGGTACAATCGTAGAATTTAACGAGGAACTAGAAACTACTCCAGAAGTGGTAAATGCTGACCCTTATGGAAAAGGGTGGATGATTAAAGTAAAAGTGACAGATGTTGCTGATTTTAACAAATTGATGTCAGCCGAAGATTACAAAAAATTGATTGGTGCTTAA
- a CDS encoding VanZ family protein translates to MLAIFWTTLSVYLFLSSSSSLSIDTQVKNADKYFHAGFHGLFVVFWYLGLRPKTIFDPIRKLLIPVVATSIIYGIAIEFAQYAFTDSRSADFFDILANCSGALIAFVLMLAYEKWGHKSVI, encoded by the coding sequence TTGTTAGCGATATTTTGGACAACACTATCTGTTTATTTATTTTTAAGCAGTTCCAGTTCGCTATCCATAGATACTCAAGTAAAAAATGCCGATAAGTACTTTCATGCTGGTTTTCACGGTCTCTTTGTGGTCTTTTGGTATCTTGGTCTCCGGCCTAAAACCATATTTGATCCGATAAGAAAACTGCTTATTCCAGTGGTTGCGACCTCCATAATTTATGGCATAGCAATAGAATTTGCACAATATGCATTTACAGATTCAAGATCTGCTGATTTTTTTGATATTTTAGCAAATTGTTCGGGAGCACTTATAGCTTTTGTTCTGATGCTTGCCTACGAAAAGTGGGGTCATAAGTCAGTAATTTAA